The Silene latifolia isolate original U9 population chromosome 4, ASM4854445v1, whole genome shotgun sequence region GCATGAAGCAGAAAGAAAGTGTCGACAACATCGTGAAGAAGGTGAGGAAATTCGTTTTCATGGTTGCCTCGATTGATTTGGTGGTGAACAGAATGCActttgaataaatattaattagaTATTATATTTTGTTTCGTCTGCAGTTTATAGGAAGCAATTTTGTTGTGATGCTTTTCCATTATGATGGCAATGTGGATGACTGGGGAGAATTTGATTGGAGTTCCCATGTTCTACACATTGCTGCTTCCAGGCAAACCAAATGGTACATATTGATTAATTCTTTCGACTATCATACTTCCCGACTTATTGTCATTGTTAGCAGATATTATCAACTTTATCATTTTTGAAAAATGGAGTCGATTTTGACGTTTAGCTGAAACAATTTCTCTGATTAGTAGGAATAAGCTATGTTGCTTTGACTTCCACTCTAGGGACTGTACTCGTGTCTAACAAGACATTTAAAAATAAGGTCGTTAGAATCTGTTCCTGATCTTTGCCACTCCTGCACTGCTCGTACAAATATCCAAAAATACAGGCCCGCGTAACAAAAGTAGAGAAAAAGTCTGCTTAGAACATTTTGTATGCCCCGCGTAGCAGTGTGATGTGTCCAGCACTTGTACCGAAGTTTGGGTAACATAGAGGAAATATTATGTTTGGGTCTTGTGAAGTACATGTCAACTTATCTGGCTATTATCCTTCAGGTGGTTTGCAAAGCGGTTTTTACATCCCGATATTGTGTCAGAATACTCCTACATTTTTCTTTGGGATGAAGACCTTGGAGTTCAAAGTTTCAATGTACAACGGTGATATATCTTGCTACAAATTTTTTTTAATAACTTCAGATATCAATCCTTGTCGAGATATCTTAACTCTCGGACGTTGGTGGGGTCTGTTGCAGCTATCTATCAGTCATCAAGAAAGAAGGGCTAGAGATATCACAACCTGCACTCGATCCAGATAAATCAGAGGTTCATCATGAACTTACCGCCAGACAAATTGGAGCACTGGTTCACAGGTTTTCTATTAACCCACTGTCATTCCCATTAACCCACTGAATGCTAAAATCGGAAATACTacctcaatatatgggttagtcATGTTAATCTCATCTGCAACCTTCAAAGTTTTCACTGTACTGCAGGAGAATTAACAAGGTCCTTCCCGGTAGGAAAAAGTGTGACGAAAACAGCTCAGAACCTCCTTGCACCGGGTAAAATGCTCGTCAGATTTCTTCTAATTTTTTTTCAGGCTTACCTTTTTTTTCTTGTCTTGAGATGAAATGATTTGTTACAGGTGGGTGGAAATGATGGCCCCAGTTTTCTCAAGAGCTGCATGGCGTTGTGCATGGTATATGATTCAGGTTTGTGCTAATCACCGCAAAATTACAGTTTGAAACAATAAGCTGTTTCGTACAAAAGACCGTCTCATACAGAACTCAATGTAAACAAACTAGTTCAATGACTTATCAATTCACTTTGATTGCAGAATGACTTGGTTCATGCATGGGGCGTGGATTTCCAGCTCGGCTACTGTGCTCAGGCAAACCTCCTTTAAAAAGATatcatgttttcctttttattgGCGAGTTTCCAAGATATTGACGTGTGGTGGCTGTAACTTGCATTGTACAGGGAGATAGAACAAGAAATATTGGCATTGTTGATTCTGACTACGTCGTTCATTATGGTCTTCCTACTTTGGGGGGTGCATCTGGGAATAAGGTAACAGACTCAAAACCATACTGCATACCAATTATAGtgataataacaataaataaCAATGACGATgatgcatacagactgatgaagCCTCTAATCAGGCAGCAGAAGCGGGTTCTTCACTGAATTCGTTGGAAGGGGTACTTGCATTATAACCCGTCACATCCTTTTATTTTTGTATGGTTATTACGGAGTACATACTGAGAGTAATATGCCTATTCATTCATGTTCATTTGCAGGGAACATCAACCTCCGATAAACCTGATCCAAGAACTGAAGTAAGTCTTTAAACATTTCATTGATTGTAAACTGTAAATTTCTCTTGTTTGTAGTtaaaacatgtgagatcatcccatatgtgagaccgtctcatataATACTCACTGTTTTGTTAAGACATACATTACGTCATCTATTTTAAATTGGAAATAGAGAACGTTTGTAGATTGTAGGATACTCAGTGAAGCGAGTTTCTTGCAGGTGCGAAAACAGTCATTAACAGATCTAGAAAGATTTAAAAATAGATGGAAAAAAGCAGTCAAGGATGATGATTGTTGGAAAGACCAATTTCGACAATCATCGAAGAACAGCTGATGACATTCTTCAGTTGAGTTCTCCATAGCTGCTGCAAGATAAACGGTACATCTCCTTTAAGTGGCGTAACTTTGCCACAGGAGTAGAGCTATTTTTGGCAAATTTTGCTCGAACAATTTTTTTTATCTAAAATTACTAGTACCATTTTTACTCCGTAATTGTGAATGAAATGTGCCAAGTTGTAAATTTGTAATACCATTCATACTTGTAATTGTGTAATGAATCAAAATATATTATCAATATAGAAGGATTTTGTTCATTCATCCCTGATTTTTCGTTTTTCCTATTTATGGCCCCATCTCGATGTCTTATATTCACTGAACACGTCTCAGGTAAAACTATCCTGCAGTATGGACATAGTGACTATCCTGCAGTAGGGACATAGTGAACTTAGGGCAATTCTTCAACTAAAAAGGAATTTCAAAAAATCACTTCAAAACCATCTGTTAAGATCAAGATGACTTTTAACATTACACTGTCGCTATTTTACAGTCTCGTCTGCAATTTTTCTGCAGAAAAATACCGCTGTATCTTATAAACATGAAGAAAGTGCTCAATAACAGGTCAACAGTAGTTAAAGTACAACTCAAAGTTCAGGCAAGAACTGATTTTTGCAGTTTGTTCCAATTGCTAGATGTAACTAGCCCGAAAAATGCAAAATCTAATTGCGTCTTCTTTTACTGAGCAGTTCAGCGATAACTGTCCCAAGTTCTTCACCGCTATCTTCCTGTACATGATGTCCAGCCTGGAAAGCCAAGAACATGTCATTTTACTATTCATCGGCTCAAACTAGACCCGAAAAACTGGCCAGACCGAAATTCCGACCTAAATcccgaaaaaacaaacaaacagtGAAGTAAACCCTGAACCTGAACGACCTGACCCAAATGATCTGAAACAAGTCAAACAATCAATTTGAATATAAACCTTAATTGCCACGACCAAAAATGATCTGACCATATCCAAACTGACCCTTACGGACCCGAGCTCATAATGACTGACCCGAATAACTCATTCACCAGGTCTAGCCTCTAGGTGAACTAGACAAGTACTCATCGAGTCATCGGGACTATCAGGTTGAACAAAAGAGGTTTCATGGAGAGCACTGCGATCAAATTATCAGGAAGTAATAGAGATGTTACCATTGAGAGTTCGACCAACTTATGATTGGACGCTTTACAGAATTCTTCGACCCCATCAGAGTTCAGCCAGCGATCTCTTTGTCCCCAGCAAACAGTTGTCCTGACTTTCCAGTTTACACTCATTAGTGTATTCCTCGTTTCCTCAACATAAGCCTGTAATTTTGAAAAGCGCATGAGTTTGCGAAGCAAAATAAATCGGTACTGACAGCCTACACAATGCGATCCAAAGAAAATCTGACCTTTAATTGCTTTTTCATTGATCTACTAATTGCATTAAGTGCAAAGCCAGAAGAACCAGATGTCAGATAAGGCCTTCTATACACCATTGCGTCGTCTTCCTTCATTTTGTATGGCCCACAGCTTGTCAATGCTTTATCACTTGCCCTAAGCGGATCCTGATCGTGCAGCACATACATAAATTAGATTCGTATTGTTATAGGGCATGTACTAAGAAACTGGAATTCAGATAGTAAAGAAGAACAGCAAGCAAATGGTCTTAGATTTTATACCTGAGAAAATATTTCACCCAGTAGAAAGTTACTGAATATTGACAGTGTTGATGGTAAGTTGGCATGTTTAGCTGTTATCTTCAGTAAAACAGAAGTACAAAAATTGTCATTTTATCGGACAGTGAAAACCCATAACATTAAGCTTTGATCAGTGCAAAATCCACTGGAAGGTAGAATCTAAGCAAATATTACAGAAACTTACAGGTGGATTCAGAAGAATGAGATCATTGATTTTTTCCTGATTATCGGAAGCATATTTCACGACGACAGGAGCAAAATATCCCTGCACAGAAAAGATTATCCGTTGTTATTTCTGCTATAGCCATCACTAGTACAATAAGGTTCATAGTATTATTTAAAGCTGGTACCTGTACAACAAGCGAAATCTTATTGGGAACAAGTTCATCAATCAGGGATTTCAAGGATGAAACGTATTCTACAAAAGTACATTCATCTTGAAACATTCAGGATCTAATTTCTTCGTAAGATATCTAAGGAACATTGCAAGTGATTttctgataaaaaaaaaaaaaaaaaaaaaaaatcaacctcCTAGATGAATTACCTTCCATAGTGTAGTCAAAACCGTAGTTAGGCTGGGGCTTCTCTGAAAATCCAAATCCTGCAAGGAGCATAATGTAACATTGGTCCTGATATTGCTAACATGAAGAGATATCCAGAGACTTGACATAAAGATAAGGAAACTTGGAAGTTCCGTTGGTTGAAAGACATGGGAGCGGAGATTTTTAGTTAAATTCAGAAAAAAGATTTTACCTAACCAATCAAATGCTATGACATGATAGTCCTTCGATAGTACTGGAATAACTTTGCGGTATGAGTAGGCCTGTTTGCAGCATGCATATGATTAAGTAAAGGTCATTCTGAAGTATAACAGAGGAATAATCATGCAAAACACGACAGTGAAAAGAGCGGGCATGTCTTCAAAATTAAATTACAGAAGATGGATTGAATGCTAGCTACCTGTGACGGAAATCCATGAATTAGAATAACGGTAGGTTTGTCAGCATTCCCACTTTCGATACAGAACCATCTATTGGACAAAATCATATGTATTGGTAAACCCTGCAATTTTTCCCACTTCAATTCCTGTAAAAGATGAGGCTAGGCCACTAAAACCCCAAATCTGTGTAGACATGGCCATATGTTTTACGGAAAATTACTTAAAACTGATGAGACAACTTCACCTGAAAACATCATCAGACGCCTGTGAGCTGCTGGCAAATTTCAATCCAAAGATGGGATCTTTGGCTTTCTCTCCCGAGCCACTAGGAAGACACGCTTTAACCTGGGTACGTTGGTATGAAAGCTTTATTTTGGTACAAGAATAATGAACATGGCATTCTCACATTTTAAGCCTGATACTATAGTTCTCGATTTCTAGGGTGCGAAATTAAAAGGGAAAACACTGACCATCTTTCCTTGCTTGAACCAGTCATCAGCCGGGCTTGAACCGTCTGCATACTTTCCTGTGAAAGGTATATTTGCTTCACTGTAAGGTATATGTTACAACTAATTCATTTGCAATATCAGTTTTATCTCTTAATCAATGTTCCGAATCAACAGAAGGGCTGGATTTAAGTAACAACAGTCCTTCCTATGCCCTTACAATCTTACATTACTCAGTGTTCCAAACTGTCTACTGCAATTCCTTTTGCAGTATTGCTGCACAAGTTATAACTTGTCCCTAGACGATAACACTACTTACACTCCTCGCTCCCAAAAACAGCGATCACCACACATATTTCCATCTGACAATTTTCCTATATGTACATATCTGAGTACAATTCCATGGCGCGAAAGTGAGCATTAAGGGTATGTAACAGTTATACTAAAAACAGCATTACAACAACATTACCACACGGCCTTTTaagctataaatattaaaaacTCGTACTGTTCCGAATTACCCatgatgaaaaaaatgaaaagattAAAACTTGGAAAGTAAATTAATCACCTCCACTAAAAGAAAACCCATCACCAGCAGAAACAGGAGCATCCAACAAGTAATAGTCCTGCATACCAACAAATTCCTTAGTAAAAAAACAAGTTAAATTCATCAAACAAAGACCTTTTGAAATTTGAATCAGTAGCGGAACCAGGATTTATAATTAAGCACAAACATTTATGCAATAAGGTTAATTACTAAAAAAATCGAAACTTTTTACTAAAATTTTCATTGCTCAGCAGGCGGATTTACAGAAATTCTTGTGTAAGGCGGATTTACGTAAGAATATGCATACAggttttttaacctaattttaagTGCGTTTTTCTATTAAACTAAATGATGATCGCTGTACACAATATTAATGTAAAACCGCTTTAATTACCTCTTCCTGACCTCCACTTGATCGGCAACAAAACCCATTTGATTTATTTTTCTTAGTAACACCAGAAATTTCAGGAACCTTAAATTGAAAAGCAGAAATTGAATTAAGGGATTTAAATTGATGGGGTTG contains the following coding sequences:
- the LOC141652971 gene encoding uncharacterized protein LOC141652971 isoform X1, which translates into the protein MLVSVLLVMQKMRKQLASISAKRRRPLCCRPLPTLALICVAVFIGSAFFVTDCKEKKSAFGMLDFLLGTRSKNCEEKCRPSGSEPLPRGIVSSTSDLEMRPLWGAPAKKKLNTMNLLAMAVGMKQKESVDNIVKKFIGSNFVVMLFHYDGNVDDWGEFDWSSHVLHIAASRQTKWWFAKRFLHPDIVSEYSYIFLWDEDLGVQSFNVQRYLSVIKKEGLEISQPALDPDKSEVHHELTARQIGALVHRRINKVLPGRKKCDENSSEPPCTGWVEMMAPVFSRAAWRCAWYMIQNDLVHAWGVDFQLGYCAQGDRTRNIGIVDSDYVVHYGLPTLGGASGNKTDEASNQAAEAGSSLNSLEGGTSTSDKPDPRTEVRKQSLTDLERFKNRWKKAVKDDDCWKDQFRQSSKNS
- the LOC141652971 gene encoding uncharacterized protein LOC141652971 isoform X3, yielding MKLSKFQLASISAKRRRPLCCRPLPTLALICVAVFIGSAFFVTDCKEKKSAFGMLDFLLGTRSKNCEEKCRPSGSEPLPRGIVSSTSDLEMRPLWGAPAKKKLNTMNLLAMAVGMKQKESVDNIVKKFIGSNFVVMLFHYDGNVDDWGEFDWSSHVLHIAASRQTKWWFAKRFLHPDIVSEYSYIFLWDEDLGVQSFNVQRYLSVIKKEGLEISQPALDPDKSEVHHELTARQIGALVHRRINKVLPGRKKCDENSSEPPCTGWVEMMAPVFSRAAWRCAWYMIQNDLVHAWGVDFQLGYCAQGDRTRNIGIVDSDYVVHYGLPTLGGASGNKTDEASNQAAEAGSSLNSLEGGTSTSDKPDPRTEVRKQSLTDLERFKNRWKKAVKDDDCWKDQFRQSSKNS
- the LOC141652972 gene encoding uncharacterized protein LOC141652972, with protein sequence MSLQFTCTNSFIQPHQFKSLNSISAFQFKVPEISGVTKKNKSNGFCCRSSGGQEEDYYLLDAPVSAGDGFSFSGGKYADGSSPADDWFKQGKMVKACLPSGSGEKAKDPIFGLKFASSSQASDDVFRWFCIESGNADKPTVILIHGFPSQAYSYRKVIPVLSKDYHVIAFDWLGFGFSEKPQPNYGFDYTMEEYVSSLKSLIDELVPNKISLVVQGYFAPVVVKYASDNQEKINDLILLNPPITAKHANLPSTLSIFSNFLLGEIFSQDPLRASDKALTSCGPYKMKEDDAMVYRRPYLTSGSSGFALNAISRSMKKQLKAYVEETRNTLMSVNWKVRTTVCWGQRDRWLNSDGVEEFCKASNHKLVELSMAGHHVQEDSGEELGTVIAELLSKRRRN
- the LOC141652971 gene encoding uncharacterized protein LOC141652971 isoform X2 produces the protein MLVSVLLVMQKMRKLASISAKRRRPLCCRPLPTLALICVAVFIGSAFFVTDCKEKKSAFGMLDFLLGTRSKNCEEKCRPSGSEPLPRGIVSSTSDLEMRPLWGAPAKKKLNTMNLLAMAVGMKQKESVDNIVKKFIGSNFVVMLFHYDGNVDDWGEFDWSSHVLHIAASRQTKWWFAKRFLHPDIVSEYSYIFLWDEDLGVQSFNVQRYLSVIKKEGLEISQPALDPDKSEVHHELTARQIGALVHRRINKVLPGRKKCDENSSEPPCTGWVEMMAPVFSRAAWRCAWYMIQNDLVHAWGVDFQLGYCAQGDRTRNIGIVDSDYVVHYGLPTLGGASGNKTDEASNQAAEAGSSLNSLEGGTSTSDKPDPRTEVRKQSLTDLERFKNRWKKAVKDDDCWKDQFRQSSKNS
- the LOC141652971 gene encoding uncharacterized protein LOC141652971 isoform X5; translation: MLDFLLGTRSKNCEEKCRPSGSEPLPRGIVSSTSDLEMRPLWGAPAKKKLNTMNLLAMAVGMKQKESVDNIVKKFIGSNFVVMLFHYDGNVDDWGEFDWSSHVLHIAASRQTKWWFAKRFLHPDIVSEYSYIFLWDEDLGVQSFNVQRYLSVIKKEGLEISQPALDPDKSEVHHELTARQIGALVHRRINKVLPGRKKCDENSSEPPCTGWVEMMAPVFSRAAWRCAWYMIQNDLVHAWGVDFQLGYCAQGDRTRNIGIVDSDYVVHYGLPTLGGASGNKTDEASNQAAEAGSSLNSLEGGTSTSDKPDPRTEVRKQSLTDLERFKNRWKKAVKDDDCWKDQFRQSSKNS
- the LOC141652971 gene encoding uncharacterized protein LOC141652971 isoform X4 — translated: MKLSKFLASISAKRRRPLCCRPLPTLALICVAVFIGSAFFVTDCKEKKSAFGMLDFLLGTRSKNCEEKCRPSGSEPLPRGIVSSTSDLEMRPLWGAPAKKKLNTMNLLAMAVGMKQKESVDNIVKKFIGSNFVVMLFHYDGNVDDWGEFDWSSHVLHIAASRQTKWWFAKRFLHPDIVSEYSYIFLWDEDLGVQSFNVQRYLSVIKKEGLEISQPALDPDKSEVHHELTARQIGALVHRRINKVLPGRKKCDENSSEPPCTGWVEMMAPVFSRAAWRCAWYMIQNDLVHAWGVDFQLGYCAQGDRTRNIGIVDSDYVVHYGLPTLGGASGNKTDEASNQAAEAGSSLNSLEGGTSTSDKPDPRTEVRKQSLTDLERFKNRWKKAVKDDDCWKDQFRQSSKNS